A window of the Zeugodacus cucurbitae isolate PBARC_wt_2022May chromosome 2, idZeuCucr1.2, whole genome shotgun sequence genome harbors these coding sequences:
- the LOC105208423 gene encoding FAM172 family protein homolog CG10038 isoform X5 translates to MSTDEGSGLAIKKLREFGYAFNAEGQLRRIDDITGEPGEEPFKFTISDDHNKNQEHYEKLADQIPEIVYDLLEQNGLRRTYVPEDIPQDQATFIFTKPQKLVEPKKLIVLIHGSGYVRAGQWARSLIINNSIDHGTQIPYIKRAQALGYDILVTNTNDNFRIINGENRPIPRLGHATAHARYVWEKYVMGCNPESVAIVAHSYGGAIAMDLANRFTKFFEDKVFAIALTDSAHFQIPGKAKHVVLDIACNWVSSSAGLDTEIYTGEGEMHSVSAGHPKHEWTSYSAFESVFKFLEEKYERSQVIQTSKKAKTENN, encoded by the exons ATGTCTACAGATGAAGGAAGTGGCTTGGCTATAAAGAAATTACGCGAATTCGGTTATGCTTTCAATGCAG AAGGGCAATTGCGGAGAATTGATGATATTACTGGCGAACCAGGTGAAGAGCCGTTTAAATTTACCATATCTGACGATCACAATAAAAATCAGGAGCATTATGAAAAACTAGCTGAT caaATTCCTGAGATAGTTTATGATTTATTGGAACAAAATGGGTTGAGGCGAACATACGTTCCGGAGGATATACCGCAAGACCAAGCTACGTTCATTTTTACCAAGCCTCAAAAGCTTGTGGAAcccaaaaaattaattgtattaatcCATGGTAGTGGATATGTTAGAGCGGGACAATGGGCCAGAAG TCTCATAATCAACAATTCTATCGACCATGGTACTCAGATCCCTTATATAAAGCGTGCCCAGGCGCTTGGTTATGATATTTTGGTGACAAATACAAATGACAATTTTCGTATCATCAATGGGGAAAATCGACCAATACCGCGTCTTGGCCATGCTACAGCACACGCAAGATATGTGTGGGAAAAATATGTAATGGGTTGTAACCCGGAGAGTGTAGCGATTGTAGCGCACAGCTATGGTGGAGCAATTGCGATGGACTTA GCAAATCGCTTTACCAAATTTTTCGAGGATAAAGTGTTTGCAATTGCTCTAACTGACTCTGCTCATTTCCAAATACCAGGAAAAGCCAAACACGTTGTTTTAGATATCGCATGCAATTGGGTATCTAGCTCAGCAGGACTTGATACGGAAATTTATACGGGCGAGGGTGAAATGCACAGTGTATCGGCCGGACATCCTAAACATGAGTGGACTTCCTATTCTGCCTTTGAGTCCGTTTTTAAGTTCTTAGAAGAGAAGTATGAACGAAGTCAAGTAATTCAAACAAGTAAAAAGGCGAAAACGGAAAATAATTGA
- the LOC105208422 gene encoding uncharacterized protein LOC105208422 → MLGVHGFLGQTVCVSVFLTCTILATAALPATTPLPQTTHIVSYVHQGRAGSKGGEISEFDYESVHSGDYRRSAAIRSTERSTPISQLYGAFIEQLDMSLDNGFSRTNTTPVISISTTESVRQTDDLLLTKQNTLENADDVFGRNEQHESSKPVTSDSHPNVSVKVWSRPKQSIPVLEPVRHLLNTVREQHNQTVHAARQHHQLLGSMMSGLAEHMPANESSAIETEEDRETANESTEFKLLDFAGSLVGMLWGFFGNLQRAFAASSGNALASTSSSSSGGQ, encoded by the exons ATGTTGGGAGTGCATGGCTTTTTAGGGCAGACAGTGTGTGTATCTGTGTTTTTAACT TGCACAATTCTGGCGACTGCAGCGTTACCGGCCACCACCCCTCTACCTCAAACCACCCACATTGTCAGCTACGTACACCAAGGGCGAGCCGGTTCTAAGGGTGGTGAAATCAGTGAATTCGATTACGAGAGTGTTCACAGCGGGGACTATAGACGTAGCGCAGCTATACGTTCAACGGAGCGCTCAACACCCATTTCCCAGTTATATGGAGCATTTATTGAGCAGTTGGATATGAGTTTAGATAATGGCTTCTCCCGAACTAATACAACTCCAGTAATTAGCATTTCCACAACGGAATCGGTGCGTCAAACAGATGACTTACTTCtgacaaaacaaaatacattGGAGAACGCAGATGACGTTTTTGGTCGCAATGAACAGCATGAGTCTTCTAAACCTGTGACTAGCGATAGTCATCCTAATGTTAGCGTCAAGGTGTGGAGTCGCCCGAAGCAAAGCATTCCTGTTTTGGAGCCTGTGCGTCATCTTCTGAATACGGTACGCGAGCAGCACAACCAAACGGTACATGCTGCCAGGCAGCATCATCAACTGTTGGGCTCAATGATGAGTGGACTGGCCGAACACATGCCCGCGAATGAGTCATCTGCTATAGAGACAGAGGAGGATCGTGAGACCGCCAACGAGAGCACAGAATTCAAGTTACTTGACTTTGCAGGTAGCCTTGTTGGTATGCTATGGGGCTTTTTTGGCAACCTGCAGCGCGCCTTCGCGGCTAGCAGTGGCAATGCTCTTGCTTCCACCTCGTCCAGTTCTTCCGGTGGCCAGTAG
- the LOC105208423 gene encoding FAM172 family protein homolog CG10038 isoform X1, whose amino-acid sequence MTKFVGRFSKIALFWRYIRKVNKQLLCIIRLSSSRSTIIEFAAQPVSGGECKSMSTDEGSGLAIKKLREFGYAFNAEGQLRRIDDITGEPGEEPFKFTISDDHNKNQEHYEKLADQIPEIVYDLLEQNGLRRTYVPEDIPQDQATFIFTKPQKLVEPKKLIVLIHGSGYVRAGQWARSLIINNSIDHGTQIPYIKRAQALGYDILVTNTNDNFRIINGENRPIPRLGHATAHARYVWEKYVMGCNPESVAIVAHSYGGAIAMDLANRFTKFFEDKVFAIALTDSAHFQIPGKAKHVVLDIACNWVSSSAGLDTEIYTGEGEMHSVSAGHPKHEWTSYSAFESVFKFLEEKYERSQVIQTSKKAKTENN is encoded by the exons ATGACAAAGTTTGTGGGTCGATTTAGCAAAATCGCATTATTTTGGCGCTACATACGGAAGGTAAACAAACAATTACTGTGTATTATAAGATTAAGCTCCTCAAGGAGTACCATAATAGAATTT GCAGCACAACCGGTCAGCGGGGGTGAGTGCAAAAGTATGTCTACAGATGAAGGAAGTGGCTTGGCTATAAAGAAATTACGCGAATTCGGTTATGCTTTCAATGCAG AAGGGCAATTGCGGAGAATTGATGATATTACTGGCGAACCAGGTGAAGAGCCGTTTAAATTTACCATATCTGACGATCACAATAAAAATCAGGAGCATTATGAAAAACTAGCTGAT caaATTCCTGAGATAGTTTATGATTTATTGGAACAAAATGGGTTGAGGCGAACATACGTTCCGGAGGATATACCGCAAGACCAAGCTACGTTCATTTTTACCAAGCCTCAAAAGCTTGTGGAAcccaaaaaattaattgtattaatcCATGGTAGTGGATATGTTAGAGCGGGACAATGGGCCAGAAG TCTCATAATCAACAATTCTATCGACCATGGTACTCAGATCCCTTATATAAAGCGTGCCCAGGCGCTTGGTTATGATATTTTGGTGACAAATACAAATGACAATTTTCGTATCATCAATGGGGAAAATCGACCAATACCGCGTCTTGGCCATGCTACAGCACACGCAAGATATGTGTGGGAAAAATATGTAATGGGTTGTAACCCGGAGAGTGTAGCGATTGTAGCGCACAGCTATGGTGGAGCAATTGCGATGGACTTA GCAAATCGCTTTACCAAATTTTTCGAGGATAAAGTGTTTGCAATTGCTCTAACTGACTCTGCTCATTTCCAAATACCAGGAAAAGCCAAACACGTTGTTTTAGATATCGCATGCAATTGGGTATCTAGCTCAGCAGGACTTGATACGGAAATTTATACGGGCGAGGGTGAAATGCACAGTGTATCGGCCGGACATCCTAAACATGAGTGGACTTCCTATTCTGCCTTTGAGTCCGTTTTTAAGTTCTTAGAAGAGAAGTATGAACGAAGTCAAGTAATTCAAACAAGTAAAAAGGCGAAAACGGAAAATAATTGA
- the LOC105208423 gene encoding FAM172 family protein homolog CG10038 isoform X3: MTKFVGRFSKIALFWRYIRKAAQPVSGGECKSMSTDEGSGLAIKKLREFGYAFNAEGQLRRIDDITGEPGEEPFKFTISDDHNKNQEHYEKLADQIPEIVYDLLEQNGLRRTYVPEDIPQDQATFIFTKPQKLVEPKKLIVLIHGSGYVRAGQWARSLIINNSIDHGTQIPYIKRAQALGYDILVTNTNDNFRIINGENRPIPRLGHATAHARYVWEKYVMGCNPESVAIVAHSYGGAIAMDLANRFTKFFEDKVFAIALTDSAHFQIPGKAKHVVLDIACNWVSSSAGLDTEIYTGEGEMHSVSAGHPKHEWTSYSAFESVFKFLEEKYERSQVIQTSKKAKTENN; the protein is encoded by the exons ATGACAAAGTTTGTGGGTCGATTTAGCAAAATCGCATTATTTTGGCGCTACATACGGAAG GCAGCACAACCGGTCAGCGGGGGTGAGTGCAAAAGTATGTCTACAGATGAAGGAAGTGGCTTGGCTATAAAGAAATTACGCGAATTCGGTTATGCTTTCAATGCAG AAGGGCAATTGCGGAGAATTGATGATATTACTGGCGAACCAGGTGAAGAGCCGTTTAAATTTACCATATCTGACGATCACAATAAAAATCAGGAGCATTATGAAAAACTAGCTGAT caaATTCCTGAGATAGTTTATGATTTATTGGAACAAAATGGGTTGAGGCGAACATACGTTCCGGAGGATATACCGCAAGACCAAGCTACGTTCATTTTTACCAAGCCTCAAAAGCTTGTGGAAcccaaaaaattaattgtattaatcCATGGTAGTGGATATGTTAGAGCGGGACAATGGGCCAGAAG TCTCATAATCAACAATTCTATCGACCATGGTACTCAGATCCCTTATATAAAGCGTGCCCAGGCGCTTGGTTATGATATTTTGGTGACAAATACAAATGACAATTTTCGTATCATCAATGGGGAAAATCGACCAATACCGCGTCTTGGCCATGCTACAGCACACGCAAGATATGTGTGGGAAAAATATGTAATGGGTTGTAACCCGGAGAGTGTAGCGATTGTAGCGCACAGCTATGGTGGAGCAATTGCGATGGACTTA GCAAATCGCTTTACCAAATTTTTCGAGGATAAAGTGTTTGCAATTGCTCTAACTGACTCTGCTCATTTCCAAATACCAGGAAAAGCCAAACACGTTGTTTTAGATATCGCATGCAATTGGGTATCTAGCTCAGCAGGACTTGATACGGAAATTTATACGGGCGAGGGTGAAATGCACAGTGTATCGGCCGGACATCCTAAACATGAGTGGACTTCCTATTCTGCCTTTGAGTCCGTTTTTAAGTTCTTAGAAGAGAAGTATGAACGAAGTCAAGTAATTCAAACAAGTAAAAAGGCGAAAACGGAAAATAATTGA
- the LOC105208423 gene encoding FAM172 family protein homolog CG10038 isoform X6: MSTDEGSGLAIKKLREFGYAFNAGQLRRIDDITGEPGEEPFKFTISDDHNKNQEHYEKLADQIPEIVYDLLEQNGLRRTYVPEDIPQDQATFIFTKPQKLVEPKKLIVLIHGSGYVRAGQWARSLIINNSIDHGTQIPYIKRAQALGYDILVTNTNDNFRIINGENRPIPRLGHATAHARYVWEKYVMGCNPESVAIVAHSYGGAIAMDLANRFTKFFEDKVFAIALTDSAHFQIPGKAKHVVLDIACNWVSSSAGLDTEIYTGEGEMHSVSAGHPKHEWTSYSAFESVFKFLEEKYERSQVIQTSKKAKTENN; the protein is encoded by the exons ATGTCTACAGATGAAGGAAGTGGCTTGGCTATAAAGAAATTACGCGAATTCGGTTATGCTTTCAATGCAG GGCAATTGCGGAGAATTGATGATATTACTGGCGAACCAGGTGAAGAGCCGTTTAAATTTACCATATCTGACGATCACAATAAAAATCAGGAGCATTATGAAAAACTAGCTGAT caaATTCCTGAGATAGTTTATGATTTATTGGAACAAAATGGGTTGAGGCGAACATACGTTCCGGAGGATATACCGCAAGACCAAGCTACGTTCATTTTTACCAAGCCTCAAAAGCTTGTGGAAcccaaaaaattaattgtattaatcCATGGTAGTGGATATGTTAGAGCGGGACAATGGGCCAGAAG TCTCATAATCAACAATTCTATCGACCATGGTACTCAGATCCCTTATATAAAGCGTGCCCAGGCGCTTGGTTATGATATTTTGGTGACAAATACAAATGACAATTTTCGTATCATCAATGGGGAAAATCGACCAATACCGCGTCTTGGCCATGCTACAGCACACGCAAGATATGTGTGGGAAAAATATGTAATGGGTTGTAACCCGGAGAGTGTAGCGATTGTAGCGCACAGCTATGGTGGAGCAATTGCGATGGACTTA GCAAATCGCTTTACCAAATTTTTCGAGGATAAAGTGTTTGCAATTGCTCTAACTGACTCTGCTCATTTCCAAATACCAGGAAAAGCCAAACACGTTGTTTTAGATATCGCATGCAATTGGGTATCTAGCTCAGCAGGACTTGATACGGAAATTTATACGGGCGAGGGTGAAATGCACAGTGTATCGGCCGGACATCCTAAACATGAGTGGACTTCCTATTCTGCCTTTGAGTCCGTTTTTAAGTTCTTAGAAGAGAAGTATGAACGAAGTCAAGTAATTCAAACAAGTAAAAAGGCGAAAACGGAAAATAATTGA
- the LOC105208423 gene encoding FAM172 family protein homolog CG10038 isoform X4, whose protein sequence is MTKFVGRFSKIALFWRYIRKAAQPVSGGECKSMSTDEGSGLAIKKLREFGYAFNAGQLRRIDDITGEPGEEPFKFTISDDHNKNQEHYEKLADQIPEIVYDLLEQNGLRRTYVPEDIPQDQATFIFTKPQKLVEPKKLIVLIHGSGYVRAGQWARSLIINNSIDHGTQIPYIKRAQALGYDILVTNTNDNFRIINGENRPIPRLGHATAHARYVWEKYVMGCNPESVAIVAHSYGGAIAMDLANRFTKFFEDKVFAIALTDSAHFQIPGKAKHVVLDIACNWVSSSAGLDTEIYTGEGEMHSVSAGHPKHEWTSYSAFESVFKFLEEKYERSQVIQTSKKAKTENN, encoded by the exons ATGACAAAGTTTGTGGGTCGATTTAGCAAAATCGCATTATTTTGGCGCTACATACGGAAG GCAGCACAACCGGTCAGCGGGGGTGAGTGCAAAAGTATGTCTACAGATGAAGGAAGTGGCTTGGCTATAAAGAAATTACGCGAATTCGGTTATGCTTTCAATGCAG GGCAATTGCGGAGAATTGATGATATTACTGGCGAACCAGGTGAAGAGCCGTTTAAATTTACCATATCTGACGATCACAATAAAAATCAGGAGCATTATGAAAAACTAGCTGAT caaATTCCTGAGATAGTTTATGATTTATTGGAACAAAATGGGTTGAGGCGAACATACGTTCCGGAGGATATACCGCAAGACCAAGCTACGTTCATTTTTACCAAGCCTCAAAAGCTTGTGGAAcccaaaaaattaattgtattaatcCATGGTAGTGGATATGTTAGAGCGGGACAATGGGCCAGAAG TCTCATAATCAACAATTCTATCGACCATGGTACTCAGATCCCTTATATAAAGCGTGCCCAGGCGCTTGGTTATGATATTTTGGTGACAAATACAAATGACAATTTTCGTATCATCAATGGGGAAAATCGACCAATACCGCGTCTTGGCCATGCTACAGCACACGCAAGATATGTGTGGGAAAAATATGTAATGGGTTGTAACCCGGAGAGTGTAGCGATTGTAGCGCACAGCTATGGTGGAGCAATTGCGATGGACTTA GCAAATCGCTTTACCAAATTTTTCGAGGATAAAGTGTTTGCAATTGCTCTAACTGACTCTGCTCATTTCCAAATACCAGGAAAAGCCAAACACGTTGTTTTAGATATCGCATGCAATTGGGTATCTAGCTCAGCAGGACTTGATACGGAAATTTATACGGGCGAGGGTGAAATGCACAGTGTATCGGCCGGACATCCTAAACATGAGTGGACTTCCTATTCTGCCTTTGAGTCCGTTTTTAAGTTCTTAGAAGAGAAGTATGAACGAAGTCAAGTAATTCAAACAAGTAAAAAGGCGAAAACGGAAAATAATTGA
- the LOC105208423 gene encoding FAM172 family protein homolog CG10038 isoform X2: MTKFVGRFSKIALFWRYIRKVNKQLLCIIRLSSSRSTIIEFAAQPVSGGECKSMSTDEGSGLAIKKLREFGYAFNAGQLRRIDDITGEPGEEPFKFTISDDHNKNQEHYEKLADQIPEIVYDLLEQNGLRRTYVPEDIPQDQATFIFTKPQKLVEPKKLIVLIHGSGYVRAGQWARSLIINNSIDHGTQIPYIKRAQALGYDILVTNTNDNFRIINGENRPIPRLGHATAHARYVWEKYVMGCNPESVAIVAHSYGGAIAMDLANRFTKFFEDKVFAIALTDSAHFQIPGKAKHVVLDIACNWVSSSAGLDTEIYTGEGEMHSVSAGHPKHEWTSYSAFESVFKFLEEKYERSQVIQTSKKAKTENN; the protein is encoded by the exons ATGACAAAGTTTGTGGGTCGATTTAGCAAAATCGCATTATTTTGGCGCTACATACGGAAGGTAAACAAACAATTACTGTGTATTATAAGATTAAGCTCCTCAAGGAGTACCATAATAGAATTT GCAGCACAACCGGTCAGCGGGGGTGAGTGCAAAAGTATGTCTACAGATGAAGGAAGTGGCTTGGCTATAAAGAAATTACGCGAATTCGGTTATGCTTTCAATGCAG GGCAATTGCGGAGAATTGATGATATTACTGGCGAACCAGGTGAAGAGCCGTTTAAATTTACCATATCTGACGATCACAATAAAAATCAGGAGCATTATGAAAAACTAGCTGAT caaATTCCTGAGATAGTTTATGATTTATTGGAACAAAATGGGTTGAGGCGAACATACGTTCCGGAGGATATACCGCAAGACCAAGCTACGTTCATTTTTACCAAGCCTCAAAAGCTTGTGGAAcccaaaaaattaattgtattaatcCATGGTAGTGGATATGTTAGAGCGGGACAATGGGCCAGAAG TCTCATAATCAACAATTCTATCGACCATGGTACTCAGATCCCTTATATAAAGCGTGCCCAGGCGCTTGGTTATGATATTTTGGTGACAAATACAAATGACAATTTTCGTATCATCAATGGGGAAAATCGACCAATACCGCGTCTTGGCCATGCTACAGCACACGCAAGATATGTGTGGGAAAAATATGTAATGGGTTGTAACCCGGAGAGTGTAGCGATTGTAGCGCACAGCTATGGTGGAGCAATTGCGATGGACTTA GCAAATCGCTTTACCAAATTTTTCGAGGATAAAGTGTTTGCAATTGCTCTAACTGACTCTGCTCATTTCCAAATACCAGGAAAAGCCAAACACGTTGTTTTAGATATCGCATGCAATTGGGTATCTAGCTCAGCAGGACTTGATACGGAAATTTATACGGGCGAGGGTGAAATGCACAGTGTATCGGCCGGACATCCTAAACATGAGTGGACTTCCTATTCTGCCTTTGAGTCCGTTTTTAAGTTCTTAGAAGAGAAGTATGAACGAAGTCAAGTAATTCAAACAAGTAAAAAGGCGAAAACGGAAAATAATTGA